In Clostridium sp. DL-VIII, the following proteins share a genomic window:
- the fusA gene encoding elongation factor G: MKDYSIKNLRNVGLMGHNGTGKTSLAESLLYYSKIIDRLGKIEDGTTVLDFDTEEKNRQFSIALSIAPIELDNIKINLVDIPGYADFQGECIEGMRAVDVGMIVVSAVSGIKAGTERAWEYCNKIKLPRTIFINKLDRENANFDKVLDSLKEKFGMSVVPIQYPIGKEDQFTGVINVISEQARIYDIKTKEIKILDIPEELKEKVEECKRMIMESVAETDEELLDKYFSEGTLSDEEICKGLIKGCASGDIAPVMCGSATKVIGMDSLIDDIVECFPSPEYAISQKALNVTNNEETFVNLDQEKPFSALVFKTIADPFVGKISFFRVMTGEAKEDMTVLNVNKDKAEKLSHICFIRGKTQIPAKRIIAGDIGAISKLQYTNTGDTLASSDFKIMYDKMNFPKAVCSMAMIPQAKGDEEKISQALNKLKDEDPVFEISRDVENAEIIVSGLGETHINVIASKIKSKFGVDAVLSLPKVPYKEAIKGTSDVQGKHKKQSGGHGQYGDVVIKFEPRTDGNEDLEFVDNVVGGSVPRNFIPAVEKGLRECIAHGVLAGCPVIGLRATLHDGSYHSVDSSEMAFKLAASIAYKKGLEQAKPILLEPIMKVEVVLPNEYMGDVIADINKKRGRVIGMEPEGGKQKVMAEIPLAEIRKYATELRSLTQGRGMFSKEFIRYEEIPEMEVAKVIESINNLKK, from the coding sequence ATGAAAGATTATAGTATTAAAAATTTAAGGAATGTAGGATTAATGGGACATAATGGAACAGGAAAAACTTCTTTAGCAGAAAGTCTTCTATATTATTCGAAAATAATAGATAGATTAGGGAAAATTGAAGATGGAACTACTGTTTTAGATTTTGATACTGAAGAAAAGAACAGACAATTTTCTATTGCACTTTCAATAGCTCCAATTGAATTAGATAATATTAAAATAAATCTTGTTGATATTCCAGGATATGCTGATTTTCAAGGTGAATGTATTGAGGGAATGAGAGCTGTAGATGTTGGAATGATAGTGGTAAGTGCAGTTTCAGGAATAAAAGCTGGGACTGAAAGAGCATGGGAATATTGTAATAAAATTAAACTGCCTAGAACAATTTTTATAAATAAACTTGATCGTGAAAATGCAAATTTTGATAAGGTATTAGATTCACTTAAAGAAAAGTTTGGAATGAGTGTAGTTCCAATTCAATATCCAATAGGGAAAGAAGATCAGTTCACAGGTGTAATAAATGTTATTTCAGAGCAGGCGCGAATATATGATATAAAGACTAAAGAAATAAAGATTTTAGATATACCAGAGGAATTGAAAGAGAAAGTTGAAGAATGCAAAAGAATGATTATGGAGTCAGTTGCAGAAACTGATGAAGAATTATTAGACAAGTATTTTAGCGAAGGAACATTAAGTGATGAAGAAATTTGCAAGGGTTTAATAAAAGGATGTGCGAGTGGCGATATTGCTCCTGTTATGTGTGGCAGTGCAACTAAAGTAATAGGAATGGATTCTTTAATTGACGATATTGTGGAATGCTTTCCTTCTCCAGAATATGCAATTTCTCAAAAGGCTTTGAATGTTACAAATAACGAAGAGACTTTCGTTAATCTTGATCAAGAAAAGCCATTTTCAGCATTGGTATTTAAAACGATTGCAGATCCGTTTGTAGGTAAAATATCTTTCTTTAGAGTTATGACTGGAGAAGCTAAAGAGGATATGACAGTATTAAATGTTAATAAAGATAAAGCTGAAAAATTATCTCATATTTGCTTCATTAGAGGAAAGACACAAATACCAGCTAAAAGAATTATTGCGGGAGATATAGGAGCAATTTCTAAATTACAGTATACAAATACAGGAGATACACTAGCAAGTTCAGATTTTAAAATAATGTATGATAAAATGAATTTTCCTAAAGCAGTTTGTTCTATGGCAATGATACCACAAGCCAAAGGTGATGAAGAAAAGATATCTCAGGCTTTAAATAAATTAAAAGATGAAGATCCAGTTTTCGAAATATCAAGAGATGTAGAAAATGCAGAAATCATAGTTTCAGGGCTTGGAGAAACTCATATAAATGTAATTGCAAGTAAAATAAAAAGTAAATTTGGAGTAGATGCAGTTTTAAGTTTGCCAAAGGTTCCATACAAGGAAGCAATAAAAGGGACTTCGGATGTACAGGGGAAGCATAAAAAACAATCTGGTGGTCATGGACAATATGGTGATGTTGTGATAAAGTTTGAACCTAGAACAGATGGAAACGAAGATTTAGAATTCGTGGATAATGTTGTTGGAGGATCCGTTCCAAGAAACTTTATTCCGGCAGTGGAAAAAGGGTTGAGAGAATGTATTGCTCATGGTGTTTTAGCCGGCTGTCCAGTTATAGGTCTTAGGGCGACTCTTCATGATGGATCATATCACTCAGTTGATTCATCTGAAATGGCATTTAAGCTTGCAGCATCCATAGCTTATAAGAAAGGTCTTGAACAGGCAAAACCTATTTTGTTAGAGCCAATAATGAAAGTTGAGGTTGTATTACCTAATGAATATATGGGTGATGTAATTGCAGATATAAATAAAAAGAGAGGCAGAGTAATTGGAATGGAACCAGAAGGAGGTAAGCAAAAGGTCATGGCAGAAATTCCACTTGCAGAAATTAGAAAGTATGCCACAGAGCTGCGTTCCTTAACTCAAGGCAGGGGAATGTTTTCAAAGGAATTTATTAGATATGAAGAAATTCCAGAGATGGAAGTAGCAAAAGTTATAGAAAGTATAAATAATCTAAAAAAATAG